The nucleotide sequence AATCAATCTCCTGTTGGATCGTCACGAAAGTCGATTAGCCCGGGATCCTGACGCTTTGATAGGCGAAGTGACCGCCTTAAGTGAAAACATTACCCATGTTTTTATCGATGAAATTCAGAAGGTACCCAAGCTGTGTGACATCGTTCACCACCTGATCGAGGACAAAAAGGTCCCACAGAAATTCATCCTCACCGGATCGAGCGCTCGCAAGCTCAAGATGGCGGGAGCGAATCTTTTGGCAGGTCGTGCGCTGTATTTTAATTTGTACCCATTTAGCTACCGAGAACTAGGAGCGCATTTTGATTTTGAGAAGGCGATCAGATTTGGACTATTACCGCAAGTTTGGCAGCGCTCCGGTGATCAATCCATCATCCGCTTTCTCCGTGCGTACGGGCAAACCTATTTAAAAGAGGAGGTTTGGGCCGAGCACCTCGTAAGGAAATTAGAACCTTTTCGCAAATTTCTCGAGGTCGCAGCGCAGCACAATGCTCGACTCATTAATTACTCACGCGTTGCTACAGTGGTTGGCGTCGATATAAAGACGGTACAAACTTACTTTCAGATTTTAGAGGAAACCCACCTAGCGGTGCTGCTTGAGCCGTACTCCCGCTCCATTCGGCAGCAAGTCCACGCAGCACCTCGCTTTTACTTCGTTGATACCGGCATAGCTCGCACACTTTCGCTGCAAGTGGGTACAAAACTCAGTGCTTCAACGGGTGAGTTTGGTCACCTTTTTGAGCAATTCTTTGTCATGGAGTGCATCAAGCTCAATCAATATTTAGAGCTCGGTTACCGATTCTCCTACTTGACTACCAAAGCTGGAGCCGAAATCGATTTGATCATCGAGAGACCAGGTCAGGCCACGATCCTGATGGAGATTAAGTCAAGCTCGATGCAAAACATCACTCATGCGCGCCATCTCACTGGATTTAGAGATGACTTCGAAGATCCTGTGATGATGGTGGTGTCGCAAGACGAAATTCGCAGCACTAAGGACGGAATTATTTACTTGAACTGGCGCGATGCCTTGAATGAGATATTTTCCGCGTAGCCCGAACACCCCCCGGCACTTCCCTCAAACCCCAAATTTTTCAGCGCCTTACAACTATCACAAAAAAATCGATGGCCGCCTGTAACCTTTGTGCCTCCACCAACGAACTTACAGGTGAGACAGCAACACACCGACTTTCAACCACCTGACTCAAAGGAAGCACTCATGTCAAACCCCAAGTCTAAATTATCTATGTTTATATTGATTAACGCGGCATTGATCAGCATCACGACGGCATGCGGCGGCAATCAATCCGGCGACACTGGCAAAGCACCCAACGCCGAAACGCCGATGACAGCCGGCGGACTAAAAGCCGGCATGTTTGACACCGCTTGGCTGACTGCATATGCAAGCTGGACACCTGTACTCAGTGGCGACAAAGCGCTCAAAAGTGACGGTCACGGTGGCATCTGGGTGCACTCTTACCTCAACGACAGAGCTGCTATGCATGCGGCCACGGCGAGCAATCCATTCCCTCTACCCGAAGGTGCCGTATTAGCTAAAGCTGTCGTCCCAGCTGAGACCTCTAACGTGACTACGGACGTTACGAGAGTCTACTTCATGAAGAAAGAAAAAACTGGCTACGATCTAGAGCACGCCAACTGGAGTTACGCCGTAGCGACATTAGTCAACGGACGTTTAACATACGACGCATCGGTTGCCCCGCGTCAAGGAGTCTGTGTGTCGTGCCATGCTAAGTTTAATGAATACGACTACGCAAAGACTGTGGACATCTACCGTAAACGCCTTGGCAAATAATGAACGGCACCAAGCAAATAGAGGTGCCGGCGAGCAAATTTCATAAGATTTACGGAGTCATGTAAAATCTAGATGGGTCATCACAAGAAACAATAAATCAAATACCATCTAGAGCACAAAAGCATGACCAAAAGCGTAGACAGCCGAGAACAGTTTTTTGCCGCTCTTATGCGACGCAGTCTTGCAGGAGATGAGCAAGCATAT is from Deltaproteobacteria bacterium and encodes:
- a CDS encoding ATP-binding protein; protein product: MIKSHFSSVHTINLLLDRHESRLARDPDALIGEVTALSENITHVFIDEIQKVPKLCDIVHHLIEDKKVPQKFILTGSSARKLKMAGANLLAGRALYFNLYPFSYRELGAHFDFEKAIRFGLLPQVWQRSGDQSIIRFLRAYGQTYLKEEVWAEHLVRKLEPFRKFLEVAAQHNARLINYSRVATVVGVDIKTVQTYFQILEETHLAVLLEPYSRSIRQQVHAAPRFYFVDTGIARTLSLQVGTKLSASTGEFGHLFEQFFVMECIKLNQYLELGYRFSYLTTKAGAEIDLIIERPGQATILMEIKSSSMQNITHARHLTGFRDDFEDPVMMVVSQDEIRSTKDGIIYLNWRDALNEIFSA